A region of Nostoc sp. 'Peltigera membranacea cyanobiont' N6 DNA encodes the following proteins:
- a CDS encoding DUF11 domain-containing protein produces the protein MCFVSRLQNQKQITSCSSWWRRLTATVLLGSFLHTITPIPAIAQQTNNLAASLPLINQATYTYTDSVTNYQYQGTSSQLNVTPSRLFDPLGRILGCAGTILSDYTGFSVGVYEPNSSDPTGTELGSLVSLTRTELPDISNNNVPSGKSPNTENSNPYFVTNNPAGVYNFLLDPNKGQIDPGRIYIFVVNPPPNSIYKQRRIKIEILGSTGTQGNQVVRYVATSLDGQPISTTGETRVEQTVVLVPNAEVVGLNLLAFEFTTNLCQANQLQIIKTGDRAAAEPGDTVIYRLSVKNLADASLNNIFITDSLPLGFQFLPKSVRGELDGQAVTLTSESNGNTVIFRTDVTIPTDKVLNIAYAAQLTADSLRGNGRNSAIVNGQRADNRFSTKDGPATHQLKIRSGIVSDCGTIIGRVFVDKNFDGEQQRGEPGIPNAVIFLEDGNRITTDPNGLFSLANALPGYHTGVLDLSSVPGYALAHNEKFRERNSQSRLVHLEPGGLVRMNFAVTPTFQEPVKK, from the coding sequence ATGTGTTTTGTGAGCCGTCTTCAAAACCAAAAGCAAATTACTTCTTGCAGTAGCTGGTGGCGACGGTTAACAGCTACTGTTCTTCTGGGAAGTTTTTTGCATACTATTACACCTATACCAGCGATCGCGCAGCAGACTAACAATCTAGCTGCATCTTTGCCGTTAATAAATCAAGCTACTTATACTTATACAGACTCTGTTACTAATTATCAATATCAAGGAACTTCTAGTCAGCTTAATGTTACTCCTAGCCGATTATTCGATCCATTAGGGCGGATTTTAGGTTGCGCTGGCACTATTTTATCTGACTATACAGGTTTTTCAGTTGGTGTATACGAACCTAACTCTAGCGACCCAACGGGCACAGAATTGGGCAGCTTGGTTTCTTTGACTCGAACAGAGTTACCCGATATTTCTAATAACAACGTTCCTAGCGGGAAATCGCCAAATACCGAGAATAGTAACCCTTATTTCGTTACGAATAACCCTGCGGGTGTCTACAATTTCCTACTCGATCCGAATAAGGGTCAAATCGATCCAGGTAGAATTTACATTTTTGTAGTTAATCCACCACCAAATTCTATCTACAAACAACGGCGAATCAAGATTGAAATCCTTGGCAGTACTGGCACACAAGGCAATCAGGTCGTGCGATATGTTGCTACTTCTCTGGATGGTCAACCAATAAGTACCACAGGTGAAACCAGGGTAGAGCAAACAGTTGTTTTAGTTCCGAATGCAGAGGTTGTGGGACTAAATTTATTAGCCTTTGAATTCACCACAAATTTGTGCCAAGCCAATCAGTTGCAGATTATCAAAACAGGCGATCGCGCTGCTGCTGAACCTGGAGATACGGTAATCTACCGTCTGTCGGTAAAAAATCTCGCTGATGCTAGTTTGAATAATATATTTATCACCGACAGCCTACCTTTAGGATTCCAATTTTTACCTAAATCTGTGCGGGGAGAGTTGGATGGTCAAGCAGTTACTCTCACCTCAGAAAGCAATGGGAACACGGTGATTTTCAGGACAGACGTAACGATTCCCACTGATAAAGTCTTGAATATTGCCTATGCCGCTCAACTCACAGCTGATTCTCTGCGCGGTAATGGTCGTAATAGTGCGATCGTCAATGGTCAACGAGCTGATAACCGTTTTAGCACCAAGGATGGCCCTGCAACCCATCAATTGAAAATTCGTTCAGGAATCGTCTCTGACTGTGGCACGATTATCGGTCGCGTCTTTGTTGATAAAAACTTTGATGGCGAACAACAGCGTGGTGAGCCTGGAATCCCCAATGCAGTGATTTTTTTGGAGGACGGAAACCGCATCACTACAGATCCTAATGGTTTGTTCTCCTTAGCTAATGCCTTACCTGGATACCACACAGGTGTCCTAGACCTCAGCAGTGTACCCGGTTACGCCCTAGCTCACAACGAAAAATTCCGCGAACGCAATAGCCAATCTCGCTTGGTGCATTTAGAACCTGGTGGTTTGGTACGCATGAACTTCGCAGTTACCCCCACATTCCAGGAGCCAGTCAAGAAATGA
- a CDS encoding DUF11 domain-containing protein → MKRVSLAGLGAFALIATVSFIGQIPGIANGWHSDSAVAQNIKTQGQIQLRLEVEKQVVAQDRQGKQSQKWEPLKGQAVVRPGDVLRYTLSGENKSDRSVKNLTLNQPIPKGMVYVLKSANVPNNAKVIYSIDGGRSFVENPTVKVTLPGGKVETKPAPAIAYTHIRLQIPLLAAKTTVSATYQTQVR, encoded by the coding sequence ATGAAGCGTGTTTCTCTTGCAGGTTTAGGAGCGTTCGCTCTCATTGCTACAGTTTCATTTATCGGTCAAATTCCAGGAATCGCAAATGGATGGCACTCAGACAGTGCTGTTGCTCAGAATATCAAAACTCAAGGGCAAATACAACTGCGTTTAGAAGTAGAAAAGCAAGTGGTAGCCCAAGATCGGCAGGGTAAGCAAAGCCAGAAATGGGAACCTTTGAAAGGTCAAGCTGTAGTGCGTCCAGGGGATGTGTTGCGATATACCTTGAGTGGCGAAAATAAGAGCGATCGCTCAGTGAAGAATTTAACTCTTAATCAACCTATTCCCAAAGGAATGGTCTACGTGCTGAAATCTGCAAATGTCCCCAATAATGCCAAAGTTATTTACAGCATTGATGGTGGGCGCAGCTTTGTTGAAAATCCCACTGTGAAAGTTACTCTTCCTGGCGGCAAAGTGGAAACGAAACCAGCACCAGCCATTGCTTACACCCATATCCGTTTGCAGATTCCGTTACTTGCAGCTAAGACAACGGTATCGGCGACTTATCAAACCCAAGTGCGCTAA
- a CDS encoding beta strand repeat-containing protein — protein MVNRNKSITKQRQLYQSLAATALLTGSFFQFVAPVLADGTTAGTSISNTATATYEDPNSPGTTINATSNTVVVTVAEVAGITVTASGVTDATTSPTNTTVQVGDLLIYTYNLTNVGNDPTKFHIPNQATTTGPGTVSGTLPNGGTANSLQYSTDGGQTWTNIPQGGVDTPSVPVGGTVLVRVPVTVQNGAQTNDIITVTLGNTPGDAQNQLRSPDGGDVFTVDNPDGSVTGEVTGAPVNGTREASATEQIKVGLTLKTYALATILKVRSGYNNAGTTAITDDKLTYDLSLRVESNDPTGQGITPAALTGTSINVNGVAGNYILVSDAIPAGTNLAVAPTAPPGWQTVYTTSPVTTNANTASWTTTAPASLASVTRVGFINNPATITSIAPGTTVNGFSIQLAVKSTATSPLTVANIAQLFGQTPTNNFPVYDESGDQNPSNYDGSPGSMTPPAGTDTNNDGIPDALPPASVDDGYINTPTSPETGTDTGNNNSGTGTGGEANVFTVQAPVASALLNGPLNAPDATGPSGGTDDDFTNKSSLVPAGTAPGSTLDPQSVGFTNTIKNSGTDAGVLKIEPTKPTISGDLPNNTKVTITYNSQSAVYTYNNGVFSITGTAITIPNVAPGASINYGVEVDLPPGTQLSTDINRGFPVPITASIDNYTTDTNGDGIKDSGNDNNFDSSNITIDRVYTGFLKLLKKSRVLQGTGPVVQGNDGTFSIDPKKPAPGNIIEYQIQYTNISDPQSGTGNVILNANKVVIIEDGTQSPNNWALDNDASGQIDTSNIVGSAKDSGTATIQFFSGNPANTSGIDQTGTTVNADITKYVDSVTGAIAPGIQRTFTFQRKVN, from the coding sequence ATGGTAAATCGAAATAAATCTATCACCAAGCAGCGTCAGCTTTACCAATCTCTAGCAGCAACAGCATTATTAACTGGTAGCTTTTTCCAATTTGTTGCACCTGTATTAGCTGACGGAACTACTGCGGGTACATCTATCAGTAACACCGCGACAGCGACCTACGAAGATCCTAACAGTCCCGGGACAACAATTAATGCCACTTCTAATACTGTAGTTGTCACTGTAGCAGAGGTTGCTGGTATTACCGTTACAGCATCTGGTGTAACAGATGCCACTACTAGCCCTACTAATACAACAGTTCAGGTTGGCGACCTACTAATCTACACCTACAATCTGACTAACGTAGGTAACGACCCGACCAAATTCCACATTCCTAACCAAGCGACAACAACTGGGCCGGGTACAGTTTCTGGCACACTACCAAATGGTGGTACAGCTAATAGCCTACAATATAGCACCGACGGCGGTCAAACATGGACAAACATCCCGCAAGGCGGCGTAGACACACCCTCGGTTCCAGTTGGTGGTACTGTATTGGTGCGTGTACCGGTTACTGTCCAGAATGGCGCTCAAACCAACGACATAATCACCGTTACCCTTGGTAATACCCCTGGTGATGCTCAAAACCAACTGCGGAGTCCTGATGGTGGTGACGTGTTCACCGTAGATAATCCCGATGGTAGTGTTACTGGTGAGGTAACTGGCGCACCAGTTAACGGTACGCGAGAAGCTAGCGCCACTGAGCAAATTAAGGTTGGTTTAACGCTGAAGACTTATGCTTTAGCTACCATTCTTAAGGTTCGCAGTGGCTATAACAATGCTGGAACAACTGCGATTACAGATGACAAGCTGACTTATGATTTGAGTTTGCGCGTTGAGTCTAACGATCCCACAGGGCAGGGAATTACGCCAGCAGCTTTGACAGGTACAAGCATCAATGTGAATGGTGTTGCTGGCAACTATATTTTAGTTTCCGATGCGATTCCTGCGGGTACAAATTTGGCAGTAGCACCAACTGCACCTCCTGGTTGGCAAACTGTTTATACTACTAGCCCAGTTACAACTAATGCTAATACAGCTAGTTGGACTACGACAGCACCAGCCTCTCTGGCCTCAGTTACTCGCGTTGGTTTTATCAATAATCCAGCGACTATTACTTCCATTGCTCCTGGTACAACGGTAAATGGCTTCTCAATTCAGCTAGCTGTTAAATCAACTGCAACTTCACCCTTAACCGTCGCTAATATCGCTCAATTATTTGGTCAAACACCTACCAACAATTTTCCAGTGTACGACGAATCAGGCGACCAAAATCCCAGTAACTACGACGGTTCCCCAGGCAGTATGACACCTCCTGCGGGTACTGATACCAATAATGATGGTATTCCCGATGCTTTACCACCTGCTAGTGTTGATGATGGCTATATTAATACTCCAACATCTCCAGAAACTGGAACTGACACGGGTAATAACAACAGTGGTACTGGTACTGGTGGTGAGGCGAACGTCTTCACAGTGCAAGCACCTGTTGCTTCAGCATTACTCAACGGGCCGCTAAATGCCCCGGATGCCACTGGGCCATCGGGTGGAACCGACGATGACTTCACGAACAAATCTTCTCTCGTTCCTGCTGGTACAGCACCTGGTAGTACACTCGATCCTCAATCAGTTGGTTTCACAAACACAATTAAGAATAGTGGTACTGATGCAGGTGTATTGAAGATAGAGCCAACGAAACCAACAATTTCGGGAGATTTACCGAATAATACAAAGGTAACTATTACCTATAATAGTCAGTCTGCTGTCTATACCTACAATAATGGAGTTTTCAGCATAACTGGTACAGCAATTACAATCCCCAATGTTGCTCCTGGTGCAAGTATCAACTACGGTGTGGAAGTTGATTTACCTCCAGGCACGCAGTTATCTACTGATATTAACAGAGGCTTCCCAGTACCCATCACTGCTTCTATTGACAACTACACAACGGATACCAACGGTGATGGAATCAAGGATAGTGGGAACGATAATAACTTTGATTCATCCAACATTACTATCGATCGCGTTTACACTGGTTTCTTGAAACTGCTGAAAAAGTCACGAGTCTTACAAGGAACTGGGCCTGTAGTTCAGGGGAATGACGGTACATTCAGTATCGATCCGAAAAAGCCTGCACCGGGAAATATTATTGAGTATCAAATTCAGTACACAAATATTTCCGATCCTCAATCTGGAACCGGTAACGTGATTTTGAATGCCAACAAAGTTGTGATTATTGAAGATGGTACGCAAAGCCCCAACAACTGGGCACTAGACAACGATGCCAGCGGTCAAATTGATACTAGCAACATTGTTGGTTCAGCTAAGGATTCTGGAACTGCAACTATCCAGTTTTTCAGTGGTAATCCAGCTAATACCTCTGGCATCGACCAAACCGGAACTACCGTAAACGCAGATATTACCAAGTATGTAGATAGTGTAACTGGCGCGATCGCACCGGGTATTCAAAGAACATTTACCTTCCAACGCAAGGTGAACTAA
- the thrC gene encoding threonine synthase, which translates to MTQAIKTQNLTQTSTAYFQALKCKECGAEYELKASNVCESCFGPLEVKYDYNALRLTVTRETIQAGPNSIWRYRPFLPVATDNVIDVGTGMTPLVRSHRLARRLGLNKLYIKNDAVNMPTLSFKDRVVSVALSRARELGFTTVSCASTGNLANSTAAIAAHAGLDCCVFIPADLEAGKIIGSLIYSPTLMAVKGNYDQVNRLCSEVANTHGWGFVNINLRPYYSEGSKTLGFEVAEQLGWELPDHVVAPLASGSLFTKIYKGFQEFIEVGLVENKSVRFSGAQAEGCSPIAQAFKEGRDFIKPVKPNTIAKSLAIGNPADGIYAVELAQKTGGNIESVNDAEIIDGIKLLAETEGIFTETAGGTTVAVLKKLVEAGKIDPDETTVIYITGNGLKTQEAIQGYVGEPLTIDAKLDSFERALERSRTLDRLEWQQVLV; encoded by the coding sequence ATGACTCAGGCAATCAAAACCCAAAACCTAACCCAAACCAGCACTGCCTACTTTCAAGCCTTAAAGTGTAAGGAATGTGGTGCAGAATATGAACTCAAAGCCAGTAATGTTTGTGAGTCATGTTTTGGCCCGTTAGAAGTAAAGTATGACTACAACGCCCTGCGTCTGACCGTCACTCGTGAAACAATTCAAGCTGGTCCCAATTCAATTTGGCGCTACCGTCCCTTTTTGCCTGTCGCAACTGACAATGTTATAGATGTGGGAACGGGGATGACTCCCTTAGTTCGTTCCCACCGTCTTGCCCGTCGCCTGGGTCTAAATAAACTTTATATAAAAAATGATGCCGTTAATATGCCCACCTTAAGCTTTAAGGATCGGGTAGTGTCAGTCGCTCTATCAAGGGCGCGAGAATTGGGTTTCACTACTGTTTCTTGCGCTAGCACTGGTAACTTGGCAAATTCTACAGCTGCGATCGCAGCTCATGCCGGTTTAGATTGCTGTGTGTTCATCCCCGCAGATTTAGAAGCCGGTAAAATTATCGGTAGCCTGATCTACAGTCCCACGCTGATGGCCGTCAAAGGCAACTACGATCAAGTCAATCGTCTTTGTTCGGAAGTTGCTAATACACATGGCTGGGGTTTTGTCAATATTAACCTGCGTCCTTACTACTCTGAAGGTTCCAAGACGCTAGGTTTTGAAGTTGCGGAACAACTAGGCTGGGAATTACCCGATCATGTGGTTGCTCCTTTAGCTTCGGGTTCGCTATTTACCAAAATTTATAAAGGGTTCCAAGAATTTATCGAAGTTGGTTTAGTAGAAAACAAGAGCGTCCGTTTCAGTGGCGCTCAAGCTGAGGGTTGTTCGCCCATCGCTCAAGCCTTCAAAGAAGGACGCGACTTTATTAAGCCAGTGAAACCGAATACAATTGCGAAATCCCTAGCGATCGGTAATCCCGCAGACGGCATTTATGCTGTAGAGTTAGCGCAGAAAACTGGTGGTAATATTGAATCAGTCAATGATGCAGAAATTATTGATGGCATCAAGTTGCTGGCAGAAACCGAAGGCATCTTCACAGAAACGGCTGGTGGTACAACCGTAGCCGTGCTGAAAAAACTGGTAGAAGCTGGCAAAATCGATCCAGATGAAACTACCGTGATTTACATCACCGGCAATGGTTTGAAAACCCAAGAAGCAATCCAAGGCTATGTTGGAGAACCCTTGACTATTGATGCTAAACTTGATAGTTTTGAACGCGCCCTAGAGCGATCGCGGACTCTGGATCGCTTGGAATGGCAACAAGTCCTCGTTTAG
- a CDS encoding MoaD/ThiS family protein produces MAVTVLVPTTLQNLTHNQASLESNGSTIAELLESLEQSFPGIKSRLCDEEGKLRRFVNFYVDSEDIRYLDGINTALKDGDEVSIVPAVAGG; encoded by the coding sequence ATGGCTGTAACAGTTTTAGTTCCTACGACTCTTCAAAATTTGACTCATAATCAAGCTAGTCTAGAATCCAACGGTAGCACCATTGCTGAATTGTTGGAATCCTTAGAACAAAGCTTTCCTGGTATTAAATCCAGATTATGCGATGAAGAAGGCAAGCTACGTCGGTTTGTAAATTTTTACGTCGATAGCGAAGATATTCGCTATTTAGATGGTATTAACACAGCCTTGAAAGATGGCGATGAAGTAAGTATTGTTCCTGCTGTTGCTGGTGGTTAA